From Candoia aspera isolate rCanAsp1 chromosome 4, rCanAsp1.hap2, whole genome shotgun sequence, a single genomic window includes:
- the KRT20 gene encoding keratin, type I cytoskeletal 20 encodes MARPGSVNLKNAFFENTGSAVGSSIYRVSSIKKYRTSSVYGGAGGSGTRISFGSNLSSNFGSSFQRSTSINELLLGGNEKTTMQNLNDRLAAYLKKVYSLENSNSVLEKQIREWYENSSPIAKQDYSSYFRTIEELQNKITNAQLDNTKIILQIDNSKLTADDFRVKYESEMGLRLNVENDITGLQGLTDNLTLIKTDLEHQIEGLNEELAYLKKNHEEEKGRLNRQLGGNVSVEVDAAPGIDLAQLMENMRQQYEVMAEKNRQEAKDRFDKLIEQLNVEVATTTHQLETHRSEITDRKRTLQSLEIELQSQLSWKTEQENAVAETEAHYKTILAQIQMAIGNVEAQLMQLRNDMGQQNMEYSSLLDIKVKLEAEIVTYRRLLEGEDWRMIVSDLETSKEEAEKEKNKVLRIKTVVEEVVDGKIVSSQVNEREENL; translated from the exons ATGGCTCGACCTGGCAGCGTCAACTTAAAAAATGCCTTTTTCGAAAACACTGGATCAGCTGTAGGTAGTTCCATCTATAGAGTGTCATCCATCAAAAAATACCGAACATCCAGCGTCTATGGAGGAGCTGGTGGCTCTGGCACCCGAATTTCCTTTGGCAGTAACCTCAGTAGCAACTTCGGCAGTAGTTTTCAACGCAGCACTTCCATAAATGAACTACTGCTTGGTGGCAATGAGAAAACTACCATGCAGAATCTGAATGACCGTTTGGCTGCGTACCTGAAAAAGGTATACTCCTTAGAAAATTCAAATTCTGTTCTTGAAAAGCAGATCCGGGAGTGGTATGAAAACAGTTCCCCTATTGCTAAGCAAGACTACAGTAGCTACTTTAGAACAATTGAAGAACTCCAAAATAAG aTTACCAATGCCCAACTAGATAACACCAAGATCATCTTGCAAATTGACAATTCCAAGCTGACTGCTGATGATTTCAGAGTAAA ATATGAGTCTGAGATGGGGCTGCGACTAAATGTGGAAAATGACATCACAGGACTGCAGGGACTAACTGATAACTTGACACTAATTAAGACTGATTTGGAGCATCAAATTGAAGGTCTGAATGAGGAACTGGCTTACCTCAAGAAAAATCATGAGGAG gaaaaaggaagattaaacCGACAGCTGGGAGGGAATGTGTCTGTGGAGGTAGATGCTGCCCCAGGCATTGATCTGGCCCAGTTGATGGAAAACATGCGCCAGCAATACGAAGTCATGGCTGAAAAAAACCGTCAAGAGGCTAAGGATCGGTTTGATAAACTG ATTGAACAATTGAATGTGGAAGTTGCCACTACTACCCATCAACTTGAAACACACAGAAGTGAGATTACAGACCGGAAGCGTACACTCCAAAGCCTGGAGATTGAACTCCAATCTCAACTGAGCTGG AAAACTGAACAAGAGAATGCAGTGGCAGAAACTGAAGCTCATTACAAGACTATATTGGCTCAAATTCAAATGGCCATTGGAAATGTTGAGGCACAACTAATGCAGCTGCGGAATGACATGGGGCAACAGAATATGGAATACAGCAGCCTCTTGGACATAAAAGTCAAGCTAGAAGCAGAGATTGTCACTTATCGCCGTCTACTGGAGGGGGAGGATTGGAG aatgatTGTTTCGGATTTAGAGACGAGCAAAGAAGAAGCTGAAAAAG AAAAGAATAAAGTTCTGAGGATCAAGACTGTGGTCGAAGAGGTGGTGGATGGGAAAATAGTATCCTCCCAAGTCAATGAGAGGGAAGAGAACTTGTAG